In Streptococcus uberis, a single window of DNA contains:
- the cydD gene encoding thiol reductant ABC exporter subunit CydD: MLDKAVMRLSGIHKLLGLLAGLDFLQAIFIIGQAYYLSHAITGLWQGLGLQRQVMSILFFSLSYLGRHLINYVKDNMLDRFSAHHAKELRQQLLHKLFQLGPHIVQEKGSGNVITMALDGISLIENYLHLVLNKMMNMSVIPFVILAFIFYLDLESGIILLLVFPLIILFMVILGLAAKAKADKQYASYQILSNHFLDSLRGIDTLRFFGLSKRYAKSIYTSSEAFRKATMSALRIGILSTFALDFFTTLSIAIVAVMLGLRLINEQMLLFPALTVLILAPEYFIPVRDFSNDYHATLDGKNAFQAVQSILQKEDFLQEPVLLPEWQENSQLLLQEISLSYGNQKVLDIPQLKVEGLQKVGIVGMSGSGKSSLINLLSGFISPSTGNFQINGTPLSNMNQEAWRKQLVYIPQSPYVFEMSLADNIRFYTPNASPEMVEEAVSVVGLTELVKELPNGLNTIIGNGARPLSGGQAQRIALARAFLDKQRNILLFDEPTAHLDIETELELKEQMLPLMANKLVLFATHRLHWLKEMDTILVIQDGKIVEEGTYQDLLAQKGALYQLKNAMGGNHD; encoded by the coding sequence ATGCTAGATAAAGCGGTTATGCGCTTGTCCGGTATTCATAAACTATTAGGATTGCTTGCAGGATTGGATTTCCTTCAGGCAATCTTTATTATAGGGCAAGCCTATTATTTAAGTCATGCTATTACAGGTCTTTGGCAAGGGTTAGGATTGCAAAGACAAGTCATGTCCATTCTTTTCTTCAGTCTTTCTTATTTAGGAAGACACCTTATCAATTATGTCAAAGATAATATGTTGGATCGTTTTTCAGCTCATCATGCTAAAGAGCTGCGTCAACAATTATTGCACAAACTCTTTCAATTGGGACCTCATATTGTTCAAGAAAAGGGGTCTGGCAATGTTATTACCATGGCTTTGGATGGTATTTCCTTAATTGAAAACTACCTCCATCTTGTTTTGAATAAGATGATGAACATGTCTGTTATTCCTTTTGTCATCCTTGCTTTTATTTTTTACTTGGATTTGGAATCAGGGATAATTCTTCTCCTCGTTTTTCCATTAATCATCCTTTTTATGGTGATTCTAGGTTTAGCCGCTAAAGCTAAAGCAGATAAACAATATGCCTCTTATCAAATACTTTCCAACCATTTTTTGGATTCCTTGAGAGGGATTGATACCTTACGCTTCTTCGGGCTCAGCAAACGCTATGCTAAAAGTATTTATACCAGTAGTGAGGCCTTTCGAAAAGCCACTATGTCTGCTTTACGTATTGGAATTTTGTCGACCTTCGCCTTAGATTTCTTTACAACCTTATCAATAGCCATCGTGGCTGTTATGCTAGGATTGCGCTTGATAAATGAGCAGATGCTTTTGTTTCCAGCATTGACAGTTTTGATTTTAGCACCAGAATATTTCATTCCAGTACGTGATTTTTCCAATGATTATCATGCCACCTTGGATGGGAAAAATGCCTTTCAAGCTGTACAAAGTATTCTCCAAAAAGAGGATTTCTTACAAGAACCAGTATTGCTTCCGGAATGGCAGGAAAATAGTCAGTTGCTCTTGCAAGAAATAAGTTTATCTTATGGTAATCAAAAGGTTCTAGACATTCCTCAATTAAAAGTAGAAGGTCTCCAAAAAGTTGGGATAGTGGGAATGAGTGGCTCAGGGAAATCATCATTGATTAATCTCCTGAGTGGTTTTATAAGTCCAAGTACAGGGAACTTCCAAATAAATGGTACCCCATTGTCCAACATGAACCAGGAAGCTTGGCGAAAACAGTTGGTATACATTCCTCAATCTCCTTATGTTTTTGAAATGAGCTTAGCTGATAATATTCGTTTTTATACCCCAAATGCCAGTCCAGAAATGGTAGAGGAAGCTGTTTCAGTGGTAGGACTAACAGAATTAGTGAAGGAATTGCCAAATGGTTTAAATACAATCATTGGAAATGGGGCAAGGCCTCTAAGTGGTGGACAAGCTCAGCGCATCGCTTTAGCACGCGCCTTTTTGGATAAACAAAGAAACATTTTACTCTTTGATGAGCCAACAGCACATCTAGACATTGAAACAGAGTTGGAATTGAAGGAGCAGATGCTTCCTTTGATGGCTAACAAGTTGGTTTTATTTGCTACACATCGTCTCCATTGGCTAAAAGAAATGGATACCATCCTTGTCATCCAAGATGGTAAAATTGTGGAAGAGGGAACTTATCAGGACTTATTGGCGCAAAAAGGTGCCTTATATCAGCTAAAAAATGCCATGGGAGGTAACCATGATTAA
- the cydB gene encoding cytochrome d ubiquinol oxidase subunit II translates to MSGLQFFWFFLIGLLFSGFFFLEGFDFGVGMAVQTLAHNEEEKDQIVSTIGPVWDGNEVWLLTAGGAMFASFPYWYASLFSGYYLILFAILFGLIIRGVSFEFRHNVPARQKNIWNWTLSIGSAMVPFFFGIMFVSLVQGMPLDAKANMSAQFGDYFNLFSIVGGVAMVLLAYLHGLNYIALKTEGPVRSRANNYAQLLYWVLYLGLVAFAVLLFFKTDFFTHHALSTLVLLIVIVALTVFAHISVFKAAEMSAFLASGLSLVTVVVLLFQGLFPRVMISSISSKYDLLIENASSSPYTLKIMSIIAISLVPFVLAYTAWAYYIFRKRITLPVVMTGEK, encoded by the coding sequence ATGAGTGGTTTACAATTTTTCTGGTTTTTCCTTATTGGTCTACTCTTTTCAGGTTTCTTCTTCTTAGAAGGGTTTGATTTTGGGGTAGGTATGGCTGTTCAAACACTAGCTCATAATGAAGAAGAAAAAGATCAAATTGTGTCAACGATAGGTCCTGTCTGGGATGGCAATGAAGTTTGGCTTTTAACAGCTGGTGGTGCCATGTTTGCTTCATTCCCATATTGGTATGCTTCATTGTTTAGTGGTTACTATCTGATTTTATTTGCTATCTTATTTGGTTTAATTATTCGTGGGGTATCCTTTGAATTTAGGCATAATGTTCCTGCTCGTCAAAAGAACATTTGGAACTGGACCTTGTCTATTGGCTCAGCTATGGTTCCCTTTTTCTTCGGGATTATGTTTGTGAGTTTGGTTCAAGGAATGCCGTTGGATGCCAAAGCTAATATGTCAGCTCAATTTGGTGATTATTTTAATCTCTTTTCTATCGTTGGTGGTGTTGCTATGGTTCTTTTGGCCTACCTCCACGGGTTAAATTACATTGCCTTGAAAACGGAAGGTCCTGTTCGTAGTAGAGCAAATAATTACGCACAGTTACTCTATTGGGTGCTTTATCTTGGTTTGGTTGCTTTTGCAGTACTGTTATTCTTCAAAACAGATTTCTTTACGCACCATGCCTTAAGCACTTTGGTACTTTTGATTGTTATTGTAGCACTAACTGTCTTTGCTCATATCTCTGTCTTTAAAGCTGCAGAAATGTCTGCATTTCTTGCAAGTGGCTTAAGTCTGGTGACTGTAGTTGTACTTCTTTTCCAAGGTCTTTTCCCAAGAGTAATGATTAGTTCTATTAGTTCTAAGTATGACTTGTTGATTGAGAATGCTTCATCATCACCTTACACCTTAAAAATCATGTCTATTATTGCAATTAGTTTGGTGCCTTTTGTTTTGGCATACACTGCTTGGGCATACTATATTTTTAGAAAACGTATCACTTTACCAGTAGTTATGACGGGGGAAAAATAA
- a CDS encoding pyridoxamine 5'-phosphate oxidase family protein: MELNEIMQIIEDMKVGVFATIDKNGNPHARHAHITAATEEGIFFMTSPKTHFYEQLTNNQRIALTAMVEDGYLSQVIRIEGLARPVENDYLKKVFANNPYYDYIYKDESSDSMQVFQIYDGDGFYHSLTQGHKYVYSVGRQGESYVRAI; this comes from the coding sequence ATGGAATTAAATGAGATTATGCAAATTATTGAAGATATGAAAGTTGGTGTTTTTGCAACTATTGATAAGAATGGTAATCCTCATGCCCGTCATGCTCATATTACGGCTGCGACAGAGGAAGGTATTTTCTTTATGACCAGTCCCAAAACTCATTTTTATGAACAATTAACAAATAATCAGCGTATTGCGCTAACGGCAATGGTTGAAGATGGATATTTATCTCAAGTGATACGGATTGAAGGCTTAGCTCGTCCCGTTGAAAATGATTACCTTAAAAAAGTTTTTGCCAATAACCCTTACTATGATTACATCTATAAAGATGAATCAAGTGATAGTATGCAAGTCTTCCAAATCTACGATGGAGATGGCTTTTACCATAGTTTAACCCAAGGACATAAGTATGTCTACTCAGTAGGTAGACAGGGAGAATCGTACGTTAGAGCAATTTAA
- a CDS encoding zinc-binding dehydrogenase translates to MKATIFQEAGLVHVEEIAKPVIQENDDVIIKVVRACVCGSDLWAYSHGDKKAAHSINDGHEALGIVEEVGSEITTVQPGDFVIVPFTHGCGECDACRAGFDGTCDNHPGYSNWSNGFQSEYIRFHYGNWALVKVPGQPTDYSEDMIKSLLTLADVMPTGYHAARCAQVSAGDKVVVIGDGAVGQCAVIAAKMMGASQIILMSRHKDRQEMALASGATAVVAERGEEGIAKVREILGGGADAALECVGTEAAMDQALGVLHNGGRVGFVGVPHYNNRALGSTFAQNISVAGGSASVTTYDKNVLLKAVLDGDINPGRVFTQTYALSDVNQAYKDMQERKTIKSMLIIAE, encoded by the coding sequence ATGAAAGCAACAATTTTCCAAGAAGCAGGCCTAGTTCATGTTGAAGAAATTGCCAAACCTGTCATCCAAGAAAATGATGATGTGATTATCAAAGTTGTCAGAGCTTGTGTTTGCGGTTCTGATTTGTGGGCATACTCACACGGGGACAAAAAAGCAGCACATTCCATCAATGATGGCCATGAAGCCTTAGGTATTGTCGAAGAAGTCGGTTCGGAAATCACAACAGTTCAACCAGGTGATTTTGTTATTGTTCCTTTTACCCATGGTTGTGGGGAATGCGATGCCTGTCGAGCTGGCTTTGATGGCACATGTGATAACCATCCTGGTTACAGTAATTGGTCTAATGGTTTCCAATCAGAATATATTCGTTTTCATTATGGTAATTGGGCTTTGGTAAAAGTACCTGGTCAGCCTACAGATTATTCTGAAGATATGATTAAATCCTTATTAACCCTTGCCGATGTTATGCCGACAGGATATCACGCTGCTCGGTGTGCTCAAGTATCAGCTGGTGATAAGGTTGTTGTGATTGGAGATGGTGCAGTTGGACAATGTGCTGTCATTGCTGCCAAGATGATGGGTGCTTCTCAAATTATTTTAATGAGTCGCCATAAAGACCGTCAAGAAATGGCCCTTGCATCAGGTGCGACGGCCGTGGTTGCTGAACGTGGCGAGGAAGGGATTGCTAAAGTAAGGGAAATTCTCGGCGGTGGTGCGGATGCTGCCTTAGAATGTGTTGGTACGGAAGCAGCCATGGATCAGGCTTTAGGTGTCCTTCATAATGGTGGTCGAGTTGGTTTTGTCGGCGTTCCACATTATAATAATAGAGCTTTAGGGTCAACCTTTGCGCAAAACATTTCAGTTGCAGGAGGATCTGCGTCTGTCACAACATATGATAAAAATGTGCTTTTAAAAGCAGTTCTCGACGGGGATATTAATCCAGGACGTGTCTTCACCCAGACATATGCTTTGTCGGATGTCAATCAAGCTTACAAAGATATGCAAGAACGTAAAACGATAAAATCAATGCTGATTATTGCTGAATAA
- a CDS encoding prenyltransferase, with the protein MTIPVFLELVEMKAKTASVLPFLIGLCFSYYYYDSVHPLIVFIFFVAMFFFNMFVDMWDNYNDYKNAVNLDYQAQTNIIGREHLSIALIEKLMFVFVAISAFLGIILTLWVGWPVLFMGLFCFAVGILYSYGPRPLSSLPLGEFFSGFTMGFMISLICVYLNTYQRFSWDLETLGNIFLISLPNTLWIANLMLANNLCDKEEDESNHRYTLVHYTGVKGGLLLFSLSNGVAMIAIVLEFLFGLAPITVLFCLLLIPFIVKQTKLLWEKQVKRETFICAVRILALGSITQVVSYLIGIIF; encoded by the coding sequence ATGACTATTCCTGTTTTTTTAGAACTTGTTGAAATGAAAGCTAAAACTGCTAGTGTCTTGCCTTTTCTTATTGGCCTATGCTTTAGCTATTATTACTATGATTCGGTACATCCTTTGATTGTCTTCATTTTCTTTGTTGCCATGTTTTTCTTCAATATGTTTGTGGATATGTGGGACAATTACAATGATTACAAGAATGCCGTGAATTTAGATTATCAAGCGCAAACAAATATTATTGGTCGCGAACACCTATCTATTGCTTTGATTGAAAAGTTAATGTTTGTATTTGTAGCGATTTCAGCCTTTCTGGGAATCATTTTGACCCTTTGGGTGGGATGGCCAGTTCTTTTTATGGGGCTTTTTTGTTTTGCAGTTGGTATTCTTTATTCATATGGTCCCAGACCGTTGTCGAGTTTACCACTTGGAGAATTTTTCTCTGGATTTACGATGGGGTTTATGATCAGTTTAATCTGTGTCTATTTAAATACCTACCAACGTTTTTCTTGGGATTTGGAAACACTTGGAAATATTTTTCTGATTTCTCTTCCCAATACCCTATGGATTGCTAACTTAATGTTAGCTAACAATCTGTGTGATAAAGAGGAGGATGAAAGCAATCATCGCTATACTCTGGTGCATTATACCGGGGTAAAAGGTGGATTGCTCTTGTTTAGTCTTTCCAATGGTGTTGCGATGATAGCTATTGTATTAGAATTTCTTTTTGGACTTGCTCCTATTACAGTTTTATTCTGTTTGCTTTTGATTCCCTTTATTGTCAAGCAAACCAAACTATTATGGGAAAAACAAGTTAAAAGAGAAACTTTCATCTGTGCAGTACGTATTTTGGCTTTAGGTTCAATAACGCAAGTAGTGAGCTATTTGATTGGTATCATTTTTTAA
- a CDS encoding PepSY domain-containing protein — translation MKKTFTSTLVLLSALMLTACSESNTGKSISEDKATDIVLKDAKLTKKEVSNFQIKSDKEDGKATYEIDFDTDKKEYDYTVNAETGKILEKSTDSKGLSGAKDLTKDAISQDKAKSIVLKDANVKEEDTSMMSIEKDMDGTTSTYEVTFTANNKEYEYTVNAKSGEIMEKSSEN, via the coding sequence ATGAAAAAAACATTTACATCTACCCTAGTATTGTTATCAGCTCTAATGTTAACAGCTTGCTCTGAGAGCAATACAGGTAAAAGTATTTCTGAAGATAAAGCTACTGATATCGTTTTAAAAGATGCTAAGCTAACTAAAAAAGAAGTATCTAATTTCCAAATTAAGTCTGACAAAGAAGATGGTAAAGCTACTTATGAAATTGATTTTGATACAGACAAAAAAGAGTATGATTATACTGTAAATGCTGAAACTGGTAAAATTTTAGAAAAATCAACTGATAGCAAAGGATTGTCCGGAGCTAAAGATTTAACTAAGGACGCTATCTCTCAAGATAAAGCTAAGAGTATTGTTTTAAAAGATGCTAATGTTAAAGAAGAAGATACATCTATGATGTCTATTGAAAAAGATATGGATGGAACAACTAGCACTTATGAAGTAACTTTTACAGCTAACAATAAAGAGTATGAATACACTGTAAATGCCAAATCTGGTGAAATTATGGAAAAATCATCTGAAAACTAA
- a CDS encoding cytochrome ubiquinol oxidase subunit I encodes MTIETLARFQFAMTTVFHFFFVPFTIGTCFVVAIMETLYVVTKNEEYKKMTKFWGNIMLLSFAVGVVTGIIQEFQFGMNWSDYSRFVGDIFGAPLAIEALLAFFMESTFLGLWMFTWDNKKISKKLHVTFIWLVVFGSLMSAMWILIANSFMQHPVGYEVVNGRAQMTDFFALINNHQFRYEFGHVITGAITMGGIVIAGMSAFKLLKKEELTESVQKIYKKSLRLGLLVSLLGSISVMGVGDLQMKALINDQPMKFAAMEGDYEDSGDPAAWTVIAWANEAKKEQVFGIKIPYMLSILSYGKPSGSVKGMDTANKELVAKYGQDNYFPMVNLLFYGFRTMAAFGTMMLGVSALGLFLTRPKKPILYDHKWMLAIVALTTVAPFLSNTFGWIITEQGRYPWTVYGLFKIKDSVSPNVSVASLLFSNTVYFLLFSCLGAMMVYLVIRELQKGPEHEEVLLQGLAKSSVDPFEKGAF; translated from the coding sequence ATGACTATTGAAACATTAGCGCGGTTTCAATTTGCAATGACAACAGTCTTTCACTTTTTCTTTGTTCCATTTACAATTGGAACCTGTTTCGTTGTTGCAATTATGGAAACCTTGTATGTAGTCACTAAAAATGAAGAATACAAAAAAATGACAAAATTTTGGGGCAATATCATGCTCCTCAGTTTTGCTGTTGGTGTCGTGACTGGGATTATCCAAGAATTCCAATTTGGAATGAACTGGTCAGACTATTCTCGTTTTGTTGGTGATATTTTTGGGGCTCCTCTTGCTATAGAAGCTCTTTTAGCCTTCTTCATGGAATCGACTTTCTTGGGCTTGTGGATGTTTACATGGGATAACAAGAAAATCAGTAAGAAGTTGCATGTAACCTTTATTTGGTTGGTTGTATTTGGTTCATTAATGTCTGCGATGTGGATTTTGATTGCCAATAGCTTTATGCAACATCCTGTTGGTTATGAAGTGGTCAATGGCAGAGCTCAAATGACGGATTTCTTTGCTCTTATTAACAATCATCAGTTCCGCTATGAATTTGGTCACGTTATTACAGGTGCCATTACAATGGGTGGTATCGTGATTGCCGGCATGTCAGCTTTTAAACTACTTAAGAAAGAAGAGTTAACAGAATCTGTTCAAAAGATTTACAAAAAATCTCTTCGTTTAGGCTTATTAGTCAGCTTACTTGGATCCATTTCTGTAATGGGCGTAGGTGACTTGCAGATGAAAGCTTTGATTAATGATCAACCTATGAAATTTGCAGCCATGGAAGGGGATTATGAGGATTCAGGGGATCCTGCCGCTTGGACTGTTATTGCTTGGGCAAATGAAGCCAAGAAAGAACAAGTCTTTGGTATTAAAATCCCATATATGTTAAGTATTTTATCTTATGGCAAACCATCAGGTTCTGTTAAAGGTATGGATACAGCAAATAAGGAATTAGTCGCTAAGTACGGCCAGGATAATTATTTCCCAATGGTTAATTTGCTTTTTTATGGTTTCCGTACCATGGCAGCATTTGGAACAATGATGCTTGGTGTCTCTGCTTTAGGACTTTTCTTAACAAGACCTAAAAAACCGATTCTTTATGATCATAAATGGATGCTTGCCATTGTTGCTTTGACAACTGTTGCACCATTCCTATCAAATACTTTTGGTTGGATTATCACAGAGCAAGGTCGTTACCCATGGACAGTCTATGGCTTGTTTAAAATTAAAGATAGTGTTTCGCCAAATGTTTCAGTGGCTTCATTACTATTTTCAAATACAGTTTACTTCCTTTTGTTTAGTTGTTTAGGTGCAATGATGGTTTACCTTGTGATTCGAGAATTACAAAAAGGTCCTGAACATGAAGAAGTGCTATTGCAAGGCCTTGCAAAATCCTCAGTGGATCCATTTGAGAAGGGAGCATTTTAA
- the cydC gene encoding thiol reductant ABC exporter subunit CydC, with amino-acid sequence MIKIPIVKEFENDQWVKPYFKQYRKSLLLALLLGFLTFFAASALMFNSGFLISKSASLPSNILLVYIPIVLTRAFGIGRPVFRYLERLTSHNWVLKMTSKLRLKLYTRLEEDAVFLKQKHRLGDIMGLLAEDINHIQNLYLRTIFPTVIAWVFYIFIVIGLGFFSWLFALLILIYLGVLVFVFPLWSVLINGARQQEEKLLKNRLYTDLTDNVLGISDWIFSQRGQEYVHSHEKTEKELASIQAKMRRFNHFRNLLFELAFGLLTILVLIWASYQFPGKNGGAANWIAAFVLSVFPLIDAFVGLSSAAQETNSYADSLHRLNELPEKTQSLATAEKPKAPYDLVIENLSFSYDQTSKPVLKDLSLTIPQGHRLAILGASGSGKSTLASLLRGDLLPSCGQVKLSGIPVNDLRETISDYIGVIQQAPYLFNTSLLNNIRIGNQEATEEDVWQVLERVGLKAMVEKLPHGLATMVDEAGLRFSGGERHRLALARILLQDTPIVLLDEPTVGLDPVTEKRLLDTFMEVLKGKTLIWITHHLKGIEHADQVIFIEKGQLELSGSPQELLTTSQRYRQLKAIDDGL; translated from the coding sequence ATGATTAAGATACCAATCGTCAAAGAATTTGAAAACGATCAATGGGTCAAACCCTATTTTAAACAATACCGTAAGTCTCTTCTTTTGGCCTTATTGTTAGGTTTTTTGACCTTTTTTGCAGCCAGTGCCTTGATGTTCAATTCAGGCTTTTTAATCAGTAAATCAGCTTCGTTACCAAGTAATATTTTATTGGTTTATATCCCTATTGTATTGACTAGGGCTTTTGGAATTGGGAGACCTGTCTTTCGTTATTTAGAAAGATTAACAAGTCACAACTGGGTATTAAAGATGACGTCAAAGCTTCGCCTCAAACTTTATACACGTTTGGAAGAAGATGCGGTGTTTCTGAAACAAAAACACCGACTCGGTGATATCATGGGGCTTTTAGCTGAAGATATTAATCATATTCAAAATTTGTACTTGCGGACCATTTTTCCAACGGTGATTGCTTGGGTTTTTTATATCTTTATCGTGATTGGTCTAGGCTTTTTCTCATGGTTGTTTGCGCTATTGATTCTTATCTATTTAGGAGTTCTGGTCTTTGTTTTTCCACTTTGGTCAGTTCTCATAAATGGAGCACGTCAGCAAGAGGAAAAATTACTCAAAAATCGTCTTTATACAGATTTGACAGATAATGTCTTAGGGATTTCGGACTGGATTTTTAGTCAACGTGGGCAAGAATATGTGCACTCTCATGAGAAGACCGAAAAAGAATTAGCAAGTATCCAAGCTAAGATGCGCCGTTTTAATCATTTCCGAAATCTTCTTTTTGAGCTAGCTTTTGGTCTTCTGACAATCTTGGTCTTGATTTGGGCTAGTTATCAATTTCCAGGGAAAAATGGTGGTGCGGCAAACTGGATTGCAGCTTTTGTTCTTTCTGTTTTTCCCTTGATTGATGCCTTTGTTGGTCTATCAAGCGCTGCGCAAGAAACCAATAGTTATGCTGACTCGCTTCACCGTTTGAATGAACTTCCTGAAAAGACTCAGTCTTTGGCAACTGCCGAAAAACCTAAGGCTCCTTATGATTTAGTGATAGAAAATCTTTCCTTTTCGTATGATCAGACGTCTAAGCCTGTTTTAAAAGATCTTTCTTTGACCATTCCTCAAGGTCACCGTCTGGCTATTTTAGGGGCAAGTGGTTCGGGTAAAAGTACCTTGGCAAGTCTTTTAAGGGGAGATTTGCTTCCGAGTTGTGGTCAGGTTAAACTTTCGGGAATTCCCGTGAACGATTTGCGTGAGACCATTTCGGATTACATAGGTGTCATTCAGCAAGCTCCTTACTTATTTAATACGAGCCTATTAAACAATATTCGTATTGGTAATCAAGAGGCTACTGAAGAAGATGTTTGGCAGGTTCTAGAGCGTGTTGGACTCAAAGCTATGGTGGAAAAATTACCTCATGGCTTGGCGACTATGGTAGACGAAGCCGGTTTACGTTTTTCAGGTGGCGAGCGCCATCGTTTGGCTTTAGCTAGAATCTTATTACAAGATACTCCAATTGTTCTTTTGGATGAGCCAACGGTTGGTCTTGACCCTGTAACGGAAAAAAGACTGCTAGATACTTTTATGGAGGTCTTAAAAGGTAAAACTCTTATTTGGATTACTCACCACCTTAAAGGTATTGAACATGCTGATCAGGTGATTTTCATTGAAAAAGGGCAGCTTGAACTTTCTGGTAGTCCACAGGAATTGTTAACAACTAGTCAACGCTATCGCCAATTAAAGGCGATTGACGATGGCCTTTAA
- a CDS encoding NAD(P)/FAD-dependent oxidoreductase, which yields MQEVLVLGAGYAGLKTVRQLQKQSGDFHITLVDRNEYHYEATELHEVASGSQPKEKISFSIKDVINPKKVTFIQDDVVKVNPESNTVELKANGTLHYDYVVVALGFCSETFGISGAKENALEMVDIKSAENIHRHILKMMEKYRETKDKNYLRLLICGAGFTGIELAGALVDERKRYAEIAGVSENQIEIICVEAATRILPMFDDEMAQYGVDLIKKLGVQLMLGSMIKEIKPGEVVYVTSPDEDAERHSIVAETIIWTTGVSGSPVMAESGFAERRGRVIVNNDLRDPKYDNVYILGDVSALMDPESNRPYPTTAQIATRMGAHAAKNLLLQLKGEAPVDFSYKSLGTVASVGNTHAFGLVGSSKIKGYPASVAKKGIMNKSLIEMGGLKELLAKGRFDLYH from the coding sequence ATGCAAGAAGTATTAGTATTAGGAGCAGGTTATGCTGGTCTTAAAACGGTTCGTCAGCTTCAAAAACAATCTGGTGATTTTCATATTACTTTAGTAGATCGTAATGAATACCATTACGAAGCTACAGAATTACACGAAGTGGCTTCAGGTTCTCAACCAAAAGAAAAAATTTCTTTTTCTATTAAAGATGTGATTAATCCTAAAAAAGTAACCTTTATTCAAGATGATGTGGTTAAAGTAAATCCAGAAAGTAATACCGTTGAATTAAAAGCTAACGGCACTCTTCACTATGATTATGTGGTAGTGGCACTTGGTTTTTGTTCAGAAACTTTCGGAATCAGCGGAGCTAAGGAAAATGCTCTTGAAATGGTAGATATTAAATCTGCTGAGAATATTCACCGTCATATTCTTAAAATGATGGAAAAATATCGTGAAACAAAAGATAAAAACTACTTACGTTTATTGATCTGTGGTGCTGGTTTTACCGGAATCGAATTGGCGGGAGCCTTAGTAGACGAAAGAAAACGTTATGCAGAAATTGCAGGTGTCAGTGAAAATCAAATTGAAATCATCTGTGTGGAAGCAGCAACTCGTATTTTGCCAATGTTTGATGATGAAATGGCTCAATATGGGGTTGATTTGATTAAAAAACTTGGCGTTCAATTGATGCTAGGTTCTATGATCAAAGAAATTAAACCAGGTGAAGTGGTTTATGTGACTAGTCCTGATGAAGATGCAGAACGTCATTCAATTGTTGCAGAAACAATCATTTGGACAACTGGTGTAAGTGGTAGCCCAGTTATGGCAGAATCTGGATTTGCAGAACGTCGTGGCCGTGTTATTGTTAACAATGATTTACGTGATCCTAAATATGATAATGTCTATATCTTAGGTGATGTTTCAGCTCTTATGGATCCAGAGTCAAATCGTCCATATCCAACTACTGCACAAATTGCAACTCGTATGGGGGCACATGCTGCTAAAAATCTTCTTCTTCAATTAAAAGGTGAAGCGCCAGTAGACTTTAGTTACAAGTCATTAGGAACGGTAGCCTCTGTTGGGAATACCCATGCCTTTGGTCTTGTTGGAAGTTCTAAAATAAAAGGGTATCCAGCATCTGTGGCAAAAAAAGGGATTATGAATAAATCATTGATTGAAATGGGTGGTTTAAAAGAGTTATTGGCTAAAGGTCGTTTTGACCTCTATCATTAA